One window from the genome of Magnolia sinica isolate HGM2019 chromosome 4, MsV1, whole genome shotgun sequence encodes:
- the LOC131243603 gene encoding ABC transporter B family member 20-like isoform X2 gives MHMLRQQALLSRTLYAFTNETLAKYSYATSLQATLRYGILISLVQGLGLGFTYGLAICSCALQLWVGRFLVTREKANGGEIITALFAVILSGLGLNQAATNFYSFEQGRIAAYRLFEMISRSTSTINQDGNTLSLVQGNIEFRNVYFSYLSRPEIPILSGFYLTVPARKTVALVGRNGSGKSSIIPLMERFYDPTLGEVLLDGENIKNLKLEWLRSQIGLVTQEPALLSLSIRDNVAYGRPTATLDQIEEAAKKAHAHAFISSLDKGYETQVGRAGLALTEEQKIKLSVARAVLSDPSILLLDEVTGGLDFEAERAVQEALDILMLGRSTIIIARRLSLIRNADFIAVMEEGQLVEMGTHDELLTLDGLYAELLKCEEAAKLPKRMPRRTNKETSTFQIEKDSSASHNFQESSSPKLIKSPSLQRVQAVHAFRQQDANFNSHESSRGQSPPSEQMFENGMPLDAPEKALSMKRQDSLELKLPELPKIEVHSLHHQTSNASDPESPISPLLTSDPKNERSHSKTFSRTLYQFDEIPLRQRDSKDLQDQKPPSFWRLTELSFAEWFYALLGSIGAAVFGSFNPLLAYILALIVEAYYRSSHHHLRLDVDRWCLIIACMGVVTVVANFLQHFYFGIMGEKMTERVRRMMFSAMLRNEVGWFDEEENSADTLSVRLANDATFVRAAFSNRLSIFIQDTAAVIVALLIGMLLQWRLAAVALATLPILTVSAIAQKLWLAGFSRGIQEMHRKASLVLEDAVRNIYTVVAFCAGNKVMELYRLQLVKIFKQSFLHGMAIGFAFGFSQFLLFACNALLLWFAAVSVKKHNLSLQTALKEYMVFSFATFALVEPFGLAPYILKRRKSLISVFEIIDRVPKIDPDDHTGLKPPNVYGSLELKNVDFCYPTRPDVMVLSNFSLKINGGQTVAVVGVSGSGKSTIIALIERFYDPVAGQVLLDGRDLNMFNLRWLRNHLGLVQQEPIIFSTTIRENIIYARHNATEAEMKEAARIANAHHFISSLPNGYDTHIGMRGVDLTPGQKQRIAIARVVLKNAPILLLDEASSAIESESSRVVQEALDTLIMGNKTTILIAHRAAMMRHVDNIVVLNGGRIVEQGTHDSLLAMNGLYVRLMQPHFPKGFRQHRLV, from the exons GACATTATATGCATTCACGAATGAGACATTGGCGAAATATTCTTATGCTACTTCGCTTCAAGCAACACTGAGATATGGTATATTGATAAGTCTTGTGCAAGGACTTGGGCTTGGGTTTACATATGGACTTGCTATCTGTTCATGTGCTTTGCAACTTTGGGTTGGAAGGTTCCTGGTTACTCGTGAAAAAGCCAATGGTGGTGAAATTATAACAGCTCTCTTTGCTGTTATTCTGAGTGGCCT TGGGCTTAATCAAGCAGCGACAAACTTCTATTCATTTGAGCAAGGGAGGATTGCTGCTTATAGACTATTTGAAATGATAAGCCGTTCAACCTCTACCATTAATCAAGATGGGAATACTCTATCCTTAGTGCAAGGAAACATCGAGTTTCGGAATGTATATTTCAGCTACCTATCTCGTCCTGAAATCCCTATCTTAAGTGGGTTTTATCTCACTGTACCTGCAAGAAAGACTGTAGCACTTGTTGGCAGGAATGGTTCAGGAAAAAgcagtataatccctctcatggaGCGTTTCTATGATCCTACATTAG GAGAAGTTCTTTTGGATGGGGAGAACATTAAGAACTTGAAACTAGAATGGTTGAGAAGCCAAATAGGACTGGTCACCCAGGAACCTGCCCTGCTTAGTTTGAGCATCAGGGATAACGTTGCTTATGGACGGCCAACTGCTACTTTGGATCAGATAGAAGAAGCAGCAAAGAaagcacatgcacatgcatttaTCAGCTCACTTGATAAAGGATATGAGACACAG gtgggcaGGGCTGGTTTGGCACTAACTGAAGAGCAAAAGATAAAACTTTCTGTTGCCAGGGCAGTGCTTTCAGATCCATCCATTCTTCTGCTTGACGAGGTCACTGGTGGCCTTGATTTTGAGGCGGAAAGAGCTGTTCAGGAGGCTCTGGATATCCTCATGTTGGGACGCTCGACCATCATAATAGCTCGGCGGCTGAGCCTTATAAGGAATGCTGACTTTATAGCTGTGATGGAGGAAGGCCAACTTGTTGAAATGGGTACGCATGATGAATTACTGACCCTGGATGGCCTATATGCAGAGCTCCTTAAATGTGAAGAAGCAGCAAAACTTCCTAAGAG GATGCCAAGAAGGACCAATAAAGAGACTTCAACTTTCCAAATTGAAAAGGATTCATCAGCAAGTCACAACTTCCAAGAGTCATCTTCTCCAAAGCTGATCAAGTCGCCATCTCTGCAGAGGGTGCAGGCTGTCCATGCATTTCGGCAGCAGGATGCTAATTTTAACTCACATGAATCATCGAGGGGTCAGAGCCCGCCTTCAGAGCAAATGtttgaaaatgggatgccctTAGATGCACCAGAAAAAGCACTGTCCATGAAGAGGCAGGATAGCTTAGAATTGAAACTGCCTGAGTTACCCAAAATCGAGGTCCATTCTTTACATCATCAAACATCAAATGCTTCAGACCCTGAGTCACCAATATCACCCCTTTTGACCtctgatcctaaaaatgagcgCTCGCATTCAAAGACCTTTAGTCGAACCCTCTATCAATTTGATGAAATCCCTCTGAGACAACGGGACTCGAAGGATTTGCAAGATCAGAAACCTCCTTCCTTTTGGAGGCTTACAGAACTCAGCTTTGCGGAGTGGTTCTATGCTCTTCTCGGAAGCATTGGTGCAGCTGTATTTGGTTCTTTTAATCCCCTTCTTGCTTACATTCTCGCACTGATCGTGGAGGCATATTATAGATCTAGTCATCATCACTTACGCCTGGATGTGGATAGGTGGTGCCTGATCATTGCATGCATGGGTGTTGTGACAGTTGTTGCCAATTTTCTGCAGCACTTCTATTTTGGTATCATGGGGGAGAAAATGACTGAGCGAGTTAGGAGAATGATGTTTTCAG CCATGTTGCGGAATGAAGTTGGATGGTTTGATGAAGAGGAGAACAGTGCAGACACATTATCAGTTCGCTTGGCAAATGATGCCACATTTGTTCGTGCTGCTTTTAGTAACCGGCTTTCTATATTTATCCAAGACACTGCTGCTGTAATTGTGGCTCTTCTCATTGGGATGCTTCTACAATGGCGATTGGCAGCTGTTGCTTTGGCCACCCTACCTATTCTTACAGTTTCTGCTATTGCTCAG AAGCTGTGGCTTGCTGGTTTCTCAAGAGGCATTCAGGAGATGCACAGGAAGGCCTCTTTGGTCCTCGAGGATGCTGTTCGAAACATCTACACTGTCGTCGCATTCTGTGCTGGTAACAAAGTCATGGAGCTGTACAGACTGCAgcttgtgaaaattttcaagcaGAGTTTCCTACACGGAATGGCTATCGGTTTTGCCTTCGGCTTCTCACAGTTCCTGCTTTTTGCTTGCAATGCCCTCCTCCTCTGGTTCGCAGCTGTCTCTGTGAAAAAGCACAATCTGAGCCTCCAGACAGCGCTCAAAGAGTACATGGTGTTTTCTTTTGCAACTTTTGCACTTGTGGAGCCATTCGGTCTTGCACCATACATACTCAAACGGAGGAAATCGCTCATATCAGTATTTGAAATCATAGATCGTGTCCCAAAGATAGACCCAGATGACCACACTGGCCTTAAACCACCTAACGTCTATGGAAGCCTCGAGCTGAAGAATGTAGATTTCTGTTATCCAACTCGTCCAGATGTGATGGTATTGAGCAATTTCAGTCTTAAAATTAACGGTGGGCAAACTGTAGCCGTGGTGGGTGTTTCAGGGTCTGGAAAGAGCACGATAATTGCTTTGATAGAGAGGTTCTATGATCCAGTTGCTGGGCAGGTTTTGCTGGATGGTCGAGATCTGAATATGTTCAACTTAAGGTGGTTGAGGAACCACCTGGGCCTGGTTCAGCAGGAACCTATCATCTTTTCGACGACCATAAGGGAGAACATAATATATGCAAGGCATAATGCAACTGAAGCCGAGATGAAAGAGGCAGCGAGAATAGCGAATGCCCACCACTTCATTAGCAGCTTGCCTAATGGTTACGACACACACATAGGCATGCGGGGTGTGGATCTGACACCGGGACAGAAGCAGAGGATTGCAATTGCTCGGGTTGTGCTGAAGAATGCGCCCATCTTGTTATTAGATGAGGCAAGTTCCGCTATTGAGTCCGAGTCGAGCCGGGTTGTCCAGGAGGCCCTTGATACGCTGATCATGGGGAACAAGACAACCATTCTCATCGCACACCGAGCAGCGATGATGAGACATGTGGACAATATTGTAGTTCTCAATGGTGGTCGAATCGTTGAGCAGGGGACCCATGATTCACTATTAGCGATGAACGGTTTGTATGTGCGGCTGATGCAGCCTCATTTCCCAAAGGGCTTTCGGCAACATCGACTTGTTTAG